GTGCTGGACGGGTACCCACATGTGGTATCCCGTCGGTAATTCAagctgtccaaaacacttttggacggttcagatttattccctctctctcccttcgtCCCACCAAAAAGAGgggagagtggtggggtgaggggAGAGTGGGAATAAATATGGGCtatccaaaacacatttggacggtTGGGATCACCGTGGTGGTACCCgcttggcacccaaaaatttctcgtggATAAGTATCTCACCACACGAAGTGTTTAGTTGACAGTAGAATGTATACTTATAGTTCGCAGGAAGTTGGAGATTGGGTGCAGTCAAATAAACAACTCACAATGGAGATCAGGCAAAGAAGAATAAGTTGTCTATCACAACTTGAATAAGCAGTTCATTGAATTTGTGTTCAAATCGATGATATCACTGTTCTTTCAAATAAACTTACATGCTGCTACCAAAGTCGAATACCAAGCAATCCCTTTTAGGTAAACATAAAGTCAATCAGTCGAAAACTAACATCAAAAGGTTACAATGCTTAACGATTATCAGACAAACGCTAGAAGATAGGGCCACCGGAAAACCTAACTCCATCAAAAGATTACTATGGAACTGCTTTAAGGAAAAGCATTGACTAGACACCCAACTTTATCTGATCTCTTTTCTTGCAGTACCAAGAACTGCATGTTTAAGCATCACGTGCATTCCGAACATTGGAAAGGATATTAGGTCGAATTCGATTCTCCTAGAATGTCAACTAAATTATTGTTTTGCTGTTCCATCTCCCACCTAAGAAtgtgcaaaaagaaaagaatattcCAATTGCCACTGGTTGAAAATTCACATGTTTCTTTCCATATGAGAACCACATTCATCAAGATTCAAATCCTCTTCACATATGGTCTTAACTAGTATTTTCATATCTTTGTCTACAACTATATCTAATtgtccctcttttttttttggatatctcGTTGTCCTCTCCGCTAAACCGAAGCAAAATCTAGTGGGTTGACCAAACTATACATCAATCCATTTTCAACTGAGGCCAGTCTTATTGTTCAAATACGGGAATTTTAATTTGGATTAATAGTGAAGGTATTAGAATTAGCCAATTCAACTGGCCGATCTAGAGTGTACGGTGGAGTGTTGTGAATGATGGGCGGTTTTATCGGGAAAAATGGTTGACAGTCCTCATAGGGAGGTTATTTCCATTTGAGCTCCACCTGGACGGCGGACCTTCCTAATGCCGGAGCGGCCAGTGAGGAGGAGCTCTTAGAAATACCACATTCTCAAGGCACTGTATCTAACATACTACAATCTAATCTCTCCAATGACTATAATCCTATGTCCTGTCTCAGGACAAGGTAGAAGTTGTGTTTCTCCAGTTGTAATATTTTTTCCCTTCGGAATTATTTCCCAGTTTAAACCCCTCAATTCTGTACCTGTACTTCCTTTTTTTTGCGGTACATGTACCTATACTtccaaaaaaaccaaagaaattGACCTCTTTAAATTATGCACATCATTTCTGCATTCATCTCTTTGCCAAACCCAGCTGTCTCAGTTGGTGTGCAGCATAGGCTTCCCCAATGGAGGCCGTGGTTTGAGCCCCACAGGAGGCGCAtttggggttcagggctatggatGGCCTCTGGACCCCTTGTTGACTAACCTACTAACTCACTAACTCCCCCAATCCCGCCGATGTATATtggtgtgaaaaaaaaaattatgcccatcAAAACAAGCAGAAAATTCTCCATTTTAAGGGAACGGCCAGCACATGGGCAAGTCAGCAATCAACTTTTTGCAAGGACACTTCTTTTGGTACTTCTTTCCTCACTCCTTGATTGTGAAGTACTCCTTCTTTCACTTCCATATACCTGACTAAACTGAACTTTTGCTAGTTTTTCAGGAGCATAATAACTTCAAATTACATTTGAATAGGCCTTGcaaattttgttttccattttactTCCTCCTCCTAGAAAGCTTCCCCTCATGATCAATCTTACGCGGAAAAAAGCCAAATCTTGTTCGGACCATAACGCTGTTTTCACGGCTAATGGAATGATCATTGAACAGATGAACTCAGTCTTGAAGCGTGTTTGGGTACCGGGACCAGTGATTATCGGTGCTGGACCTTCTGGACTAGCTGCAGCCGCATGCCTCAAGAAAATGGAGGTCCCTTTCTTGATCATAGAGAAAGAGAATTGTCTAGCATCTCTGTGGAAACTGAAAACATACGATCGCCTAAAACTCCACCTCCCAAAGGAATTCTGCAAACTTCCTCATTTTCCGTTCCCTCCAGATATTCCATCGTACGCGGAAAAACAACAGTTCATTTGCTACGTGGAGGCTTACGCGGAGCATTTCTCAATTGAGCCCTTGTTTGGAAAGGAAGTTAAACGAGCTAAGTACGACGGGACAATGGGGCTATGGCAAGTCCAAACCAATGACTCTGAGTTTATGTGCCGGTGGCTTATTGTGGCAACGGGGGAAAATGCAGAACCGGTGCTGCCACAGATTGATGGAATCGCGGAGTTCAGAGGAAATATACTGCACACCAGTGAGTACAAAAATGGAGCTGATTTTAAAGGAAGTAAGGTTTTAGTTGTGGGTTGTGGGAATTCAGGCATGGAGATTGGTTTGGACCTTTGTAACAGTGGTGCTCAAGTTTCTGTAGTTGTAAGAGACAAggtaaaatatttaattcggtcATCTTTCCACCACTTTGGTTTTTGTGTTTCCAGTTCTGCTTCTACCTCGGTTAATCGATTTTTACTATTTTCGGACACGCATGTTTTCTTCCGCTCAAATAAGTTCTGAATTGTGTAGCGTTTATAAGTGCAAGATAATTTCCACAAGTGTTTCATATGCATTACATTCTAATATTCTGCCAAAACATACGGTTTATCCCTTTTCTTCTAGGGGCATGAAAGCGTTCTGATTCACACAATTCATGAATCGTTGTTTCGTTCGTCATGATTTTGCAGTTGCATGTTTTGCCTAGAGAGGTGTTGGGTCAATCCACCTTTGCTCTTTCAATGCGGTTACTGAAATGGTTTCCGGTCAGACTAGTTGATCGGTTCCTTCTCCTGTGTTCAAGGTTAATCCTTGGAGACATATGCCAAATGGGGATCACAAGACCTGAAATCGGCCCCCTTGAACTCAAGAATACTTCTGGAAAAACACCAGTTTTGGATGTCGGAACTATTGCTAAAATAAAGTCCGGTCATATTAAGGTTAGTGCTAAATTTTCGATCTACATGCTTTTCCTCATCAACACAACTAACAAAATCTGAAGTTATTGAGAACCTAAATAAAGTTTCCAAGTAGCCCATTAAACACCCTTTATAACAGCCATAATAGagctcaaattttcatttctcaGATTGTCGATGGCGTAAAGAGATTCACAAGCAGAGGTGTAGAGTTTGTGGATGGCAGATCAGATGAATATGAGTCAATTATTCTAGCAACAGGCTATAGAAGTAATGTAGCCTCTTGGCTAATGGTAAATTCAAATTCTCTATGCATTTAGCTCCTTATGTGTTCTACCTTTTCATATCTTTACAACTGCTATATTAACCATTcaccttattttttctttcaaggaGGGAAACTTCTTCAACCGGGAAGATGGCTATCCGAAAAAGCCATTTCCCCACAACTGGAAGGGGATGAATGGAGTATACAGTGTGGGTTTTACAAAACTAGGCTTGTTGGGGGTTTCCTTTGATGCACAAAGAGTAGCTAAAGATATTTCAAGCCAATGGAACTCTGAAC
This DNA window, taken from Rhododendron vialii isolate Sample 1 chromosome 8a, ASM3025357v1, encodes the following:
- the LOC131336705 gene encoding indole-3-pyruvate monooxygenase YUCCA2-like, giving the protein MINLTRKKAKSCSDHNAVFTANGMIIEQMNSVLKRVWVPGPVIIGAGPSGLAAAACLKKMEVPFLIIEKENCLASLWKLKTYDRLKLHLPKEFCKLPHFPFPPDIPSYAEKQQFICYVEAYAEHFSIEPLFGKEVKRAKYDGTMGLWQVQTNDSEFMCRWLIVATGENAEPVLPQIDGIAEFRGNILHTSEYKNGADFKGSKVLVVGCGNSGMEIGLDLCNSGAQVSVVVRDKLHVLPREVLGQSTFALSMRLLKWFPVRLVDRFLLLCSRLILGDICQMGITRPEIGPLELKNTSGKTPVLDVGTIAKIKSGHIKIVDGVKRFTSRGVEFVDGRSDEYESIILATGYRSNVASWLMEGNFFNREDGYPKKPFPHNWKGMNGVYSVGFTKLGLLGVSFDAQRVAKDISSQWNSELKHLRLARSVACASSQISHEF